A genome region from Candidatus Parcubacteria bacterium includes the following:
- a CDS encoding aldolase — MKKTIKAPLDVPKAMQKKYIQNYLDITHNSGRIMLFAGDQKIEHLNKDFCGEGIHPDDANPEHLFRIASKAKIGVFATQLGLIAKYGADYKNIQYLVKLNSKTNLIKTEQRDPYSGKITHINEVIEFQKNSGLKIVAVGYTIYLGSEYEVEMLREASRMVYEAHKNGLLTVLWIYPRGKAVKDEKDPHLIAGATGVAACLGSDFVKINYPKMEGEESKELLKEAIQSAGRTGVVCAGGSSVDVKVFLQRLYDQIEVGACGNATGRNIHQKGFKEAVAMCNAIYAITVENKTVDDSLKIYNQSI, encoded by the coding sequence ATGAAAAAAACAATTAAAGCGCCTTTGGATGTTCCAAAAGCAATGCAAAAAAAATATATTCAAAATTATTTGGATATAACACATAATTCCGGCAGGATAATGCTTTTTGCCGGAGATCAGAAAATAGAGCATTTGAACAAAGATTTTTGTGGTGAAGGGATACATCCTGATGATGCTAATCCAGAGCATCTTTTCCGAATTGCAAGCAAGGCAAAAATCGGAGTCTTTGCTACACAGCTTGGACTTATTGCTAAATATGGTGCTGATTATAAAAATATTCAGTATCTTGTAAAACTTAATTCAAAGACGAATCTTATTAAAACAGAACAGAGAGATCCGTATAGTGGAAAAATTACTCATATTAATGAAGTTATTGAATTTCAGAAAAATTCTGGTTTAAAGATAGTTGCTGTTGGATATACAATTTATTTAGGGAGTGAATATGAAGTAGAAATGTTGAGGGAAGCATCGAGAATGGTTTATGAGGCGCATAAAAATGGTCTTTTAACAGTTCTTTGGATATACCCGCGAGGAAAAGCAGTAAAGGATGAAAAAGATCCGCATTTAATTGCAGGCGCAACAGGTGTGGCTGCTTGTTTGGGTAGTGATTTTGTCAAGATTAATTATCCAAAAATGGAAGGAGAAGAATCAAAGGAATTATTAAAGGAAGCGATTCAGTCAGCAGGCAGAACAGGAGTTGTATGTGCAGGCGGTTCTTCAGTAGATGTTAAAGTGTTTTTACAACGGTTGTATGATCAAATTGAGGTTGGAGCATGCGGAAATGCCACTGGAAGAAACATTCATCAAAAAGGATTTAAAGAAGCAGTAGCAATGTGCAATGCAATTTACGCTATCACTGTTGAAAACAAAACAGTTGATGATTCTTTAAAGATTTACAATCAAAGCATTTAA
- the rpmE gene encoding 50S ribosomal protein L31 — protein sequence MKKDIHPKYYPNAQVRCACGNSFTIGSTKELIEIEICSQCHPFYTGKEKIIDTAGRVEKFRKRLAKKETKKRKK from the coding sequence ATGAAGAAAGACATCCATCCAAAATACTACCCAAATGCACAAGTGCGGTGCGCGTGCGGCAATAGTTTTACTATTGGCTCAACAAAAGAACTCATTGAAATTGAGATTTGTTCTCAATGCCATCCTTTTTATACTGGCAAAGAAAAAATTATAGATACTGCTGGAAGAGTTGAAAAATTTAGAAAACGGCTTGCCAAAAAAGAAACGAAAAAAAGAAAAAAATAA
- a CDS encoding lytic murein transglycosylase codes for MFFRFYKLILLILLILALALPNFFLLAEENLEKECQIENIEKRESELSKNDYESFLRKCEAYFVEKSEEIEKDINKTETEKKSLENKIYSLRKKIQNLNYKINQSSLIIKDLGLQITDTESSIDETTLGIEDLKENMAELLRLIYEEDQKSLIEIFLSEKELSDFFDNLVALEILNSENQEILKNIKSLKTYLENQKQSLDGEKEDREKTLAVYNLQKQENAEIKTEKEYFLKLTEKEYQKYIKDKEATDKTASEIRARIFELVGVAKAPTFGEAYELAKYVEGVTGIRPAFLLAILTQESNIGKNVGQCYLKNTKTGDGIYIKTGRTAPKTMGPKSIPKFLEITKSLGRDPYSTPVSCCMYYKGKPYGWGGAMGPAQFIPSTWVLYKDKIKAVTGKTADPWNIKDAFLASGIYLTELGCTKNEFKAAMHYFSGSAWTKYEEFYGRSVVSLADRYEKDIAKLESEK; via the coding sequence ATGTTTTTTCGTTTTTATAAATTAATACTTTTAATTTTACTTATTTTGGCTTTAGCTTTGCCAAATTTTTTTCTATTGGCTGAAGAAAACTTAGAAAAAGAATGCCAGATAGAAAATATTGAAAAAAGGGAAAGCGAGCTTTCAAAGAATGACTATGAAAGTTTTTTAAGAAAGTGTGAAGCATATTTTGTAGAAAAAAGCGAGGAAATAGAAAAGGATATTAATAAAACCGAAACAGAGAAAAAAAGCCTGGAAAACAAAATTTATAGTTTAAGAAAGAAAATTCAAAACTTAAATTATAAAATTAATCAGAGCAGTTTAATAATAAAAGACCTTGGCTTGCAAATTACAGACACTGAATCATCAATAGATGAAACCACATTAGGAATTGAAGATTTAAAAGAAAACATGGCAGAGCTTTTGCGTCTTATTTATGAAGAAGACCAAAAATCATTAATTGAGATTTTTCTTTCAGAAAAAGAGCTTTCTGATTTTTTTGATAATTTAGTGGCATTAGAAATACTTAACTCTGAAAACCAAGAAATTTTAAAAAATATTAAAAGTTTGAAGACATATTTGGAAAATCAAAAACAATCATTAGATGGAGAAAAAGAAGACAGAGAAAAGACTCTTGCTGTTTATAATTTACAAAAACAAGAAAATGCAGAAATAAAAACAGAGAAGGAATATTTTCTTAAATTAACAGAAAAAGAATATCAAAAGTATATTAAAGACAAGGAGGCAACAGATAAAACTGCTTCTGAAATAAGAGCTCGTATTTTTGAGTTAGTTGGTGTCGCTAAAGCACCAACTTTTGGCGAAGCATATGAATTAGCTAAATATGTTGAGGGAGTCACTGGAATTCGTCCTGCATTTTTACTGGCGATTTTAACTCAAGAATCAAATATTGGTAAGAATGTTGGACAGTGCTATTTAAAAAATACAAAGACCGGTGATGGAATTTACATAAAAACTGGTAGAACAGCGCCTAAGACAATGGGGCCTAAAAGTATTCCTAAGTTTTTAGAGATTACTAAATCGTTAGGAAGAGATCCTTATAGCACGCCTGTTTCCTGCTGTATGTATTATAAAGGCAAACCTTATGGCTGGGGAGGGGCAATGGGTCCAGCCCAGTTTATTCCTTCTACTTGGGTTTTATATAAAGATAAAATAAAAGCAGTGACTGGAAAAACTGCTGATCCTTGGAATATAAAAGACGCTTTTTTAGCGTCTGGTATTTACCTGACAGAATTAGGCTGTACAAAAAATGAATTTAAAGCAGCCATGCATTATTTCTCTGGAAGCGCTTGGACTAAATATGAAGAATTTTACGGAAGGTCTGTAGTGTCCTTAGCTGATAGATACGAAAAAGACATTGCTAAGCTTGAAAGCGAGAAGTAA
- the tsf gene encoding elongation factor Ts (EF-Ts; functions during elongation stage of protein translation; forms a dimer; associates with EF-Tu-GDP complex and promotes exchange of GDP to GTP resulting in regeneration of the active form of EF-Tu) gives MVSIDQIKQLREETDVSVSECKKALEQANGDINTAKEILRKWGKDLAGKKSERQVKQGIIESYIHSNKKIGVILKILCETDFVAKSEQFQMLAHEICLQIAASKPLFLKEEDIPEEFLHGETKIYQEQFKDSGKPKKIIDEIIEGKLTKYKKEISLLSQSWIKDEAKTVKDLIDEYIARIGENIVVSEFKRYEI, from the coding sequence ATGGTTTCTATTGACCAAATCAAACAACTTCGGGAAGAGACTGATGTTTCTGTTTCAGAATGCAAAAAGGCATTAGAGCAAGCTAATGGGGATATTAACACAGCCAAAGAAATTTTAAGAAAATGGGGCAAGGATTTAGCTGGTAAGAAATCAGAAAGACAAGTTAAGCAGGGAATAATTGAAAGTTATATTCATTCAAATAAAAAAATTGGCGTTATATTAAAGATTCTTTGCGAAACTGATTTTGTCGCAAAATCAGAGCAATTTCAGATGCTGGCTCATGAAATTTGCCTGCAGATAGCCGCTTCCAAGCCATTATTTTTAAAAGAAGAAGACATTCCTGAAGAATTTTTACATGGAGAAACAAAGATTTATCAAGAACAATTTAAGGATTCTGGCAAGCCTAAAAAGATTATAGATGAAATAATAGAAGGAAAGCTGACAAAATACAAGAAAGAAATTTCATTATTATCCCAGTCCTGGATAAAAGACGAAGCAAAGACAGTAAAGGATTTGATTGACGAATATATTGCCAGGATTGGTGAAAATATCGTTGTATCAGAATTTAAGAGATACGAAATTTAA
- the rpsB gene encoding 30S ribosomal protein S2 translates to MTDKKETKEKQKEEKETKKEKPKPASAKATAGKEEKKVEDKKVSKKETNFKIDVDEMLAAGVHFGHRTSRLHPKMEPYLAGVKNTVHIIDLEKTVKKFEEALKFIQELISENKVLLLTGTKIQIKDLVKEIAEECALPYVNERWLGGTLTNFGVLSKRVEYLKEIEKKKAGGGWEKYTKKERIKMNRELQNMKTKFEGLKKLEWVPDAIFVLDIRKDDLAVKEARMKGIKVIAICDTNVDPTLVDYPIPGNDDAISSVKYILEKVKETILKTKK, encoded by the coding sequence ATGACGGATAAAAAAGAAACCAAAGAGAAACAAAAAGAGGAAAAGGAAACTAAAAAAGAGAAGCCGAAGCCCGCCTCCGCTAAAGCTACGGCTGGCAAGGAAGAAAAAAAAGTTGAAGATAAAAAAGTTTCTAAAAAGGAAACTAATTTTAAAATTGACGTAGATGAAATGTTGGCGGCCGGTGTTCATTTCGGCCATCGGACATCTCGCCTTCATCCAAAAATGGAGCCTTATTTAGCTGGTGTTAAAAACACAGTTCATATTATTGATTTAGAAAAAACCGTGAAGAAATTTGAAGAAGCATTGAAATTTATTCAAGAACTTATTTCTGAAAACAAGGTTTTACTTTTGACTGGCACTAAAATTCAGATTAAGGATTTAGTTAAAGAAATTGCTGAAGAATGCGCGTTGCCTTATGTTAATGAAAGATGGCTCGGCGGGACATTAACTAATTTTGGAGTGCTTTCTAAACGAGTGGAATATTTAAAAGAGATAGAAAAGAAAAAAGCAGGCGGCGGATGGGAAAAGTATACGAAAAAAGAAAGGATTAAAATGAACAGAGAGCTTCAAAATATGAAAACCAAATTTGAAGGACTTAAAAAACTTGAATGGGTCCCTGATGCCATTTTTGTTTTAGATATAAGAAAGGATGATTTAGCAGTGAAAGAGGCGAGAATGAAAGGAATAAAAGTAATTGCTATTTGTGATACTAATGTTGATCCAACATTAGTTGATTATCCTATTCCTGGCAATGACGATGCAATATCATCTGTAAAATATATATTAGAAAAAGTTAAAGAGACAATACTAAAAACAAAGAAATAA
- a CDS encoding 50S ribosomal protein L25, translated as MLSLSAEIRDEKEKTDTLRQEGFLPAVLYGPKIKNFSLQVNEKEFEKVFKEAGESSLIKLKVGENEFLVLIHDFQKDPLKGSFIHIDFYQPVLDEETEATVSLEFLGEAPAVKELGGTLVKNIKEIEVKALPQNLPHSIKVNVESLKTFEDSIMVKDLQVPEGVKVLKEQEEVIVLVTPPEKVEEELEKPVEEKVEEVEKVGEKEKEEKEAEKEEPASAEASAGKEEK; from the coding sequence ATGCTTAGTTTATCAGCCGAAATTAGAGATGAAAAAGAGAAGACAGACACTCTCCGGCAAGAGGGTTTTTTACCTGCGGTTTTGTATGGTCCGAAAATTAAAAACTTTTCTTTACAAGTTAATGAAAAAGAATTTGAAAAAGTTTTTAAAGAAGCAGGCGAGAGTTCTTTAATCAAGTTAAAAGTTGGTGAAAATGAGTTCTTGGTTTTAATTCACGATTTCCAAAAAGATCCCTTAAAAGGTAGTTTTATCCATATTGATTTCTACCAGCCTGTTTTAGATGAAGAAACAGAAGCAACAGTATCTTTAGAATTTTTAGGAGAAGCACCAGCTGTAAAAGAATTAGGAGGAACATTAGTGAAAAATATTAAAGAGATAGAAGTAAAAGCCCTTCCACAAAATCTTCCTCACAGTATTAAGGTTAATGTTGAAAGTTTAAAAACTTTTGAAGATAGTATTATGGTAAAAGATTTGCAAGTTCCAGAAGGAGTAAAAGTTTTAAAAGAACAGGAGGAAGTTATAGTTTTAGTGACTCCGCCTGAAAAAGTAGAAGAAGAATTAGAAAAGCCAGTTGAAGAAAAAGTTGAGGAAGTTGAAAAAGTAGGAGAGAAGGAGAAAGAGGAGAAAGAGGCGGAGAAAGAAGAACCTGCTTCTGCTGAAGCTTCGGCGGGCAAGGAAGAAAAATAA
- a CDS encoding ferredoxin yields MPKIILDKSKCVGCGACQAVCPRYFEIGEDNKPHLKGTEDDSEEQELEIKEIDCAKEAAEGCPAQCIHIKE; encoded by the coding sequence ATGCCAAAGATTATTTTAGATAAATCAAAATGTGTTGGATGCGGGGCATGCCAGGCAGTATGCCCGAGATATTTTGAGATTGGAGAAGATAATAAACCGCATCTTAAGGGTACTGAAGATGATTCAGAAGAACAAGAATTAGAAATTAAAGAAATTGATTGCGCCAAAGAAGCAGCTGAAGGATGCCCGGCGCAGTGTATCCATATTAAAGAATAA
- a CDS encoding PCRF domain-containing protein, producing the protein MTDENESKIDSVIIEIRAGAGGEEAALFAANLFRMYTRYAQNKEWKQKILDSQRTELGGYKQITFELKNEEAWPQMKYEGGVHRVQRIPETEKGGRTHTSTATVAVLPKSKKTQIKIDSKDLKIDIYKSSGPGGQNVNKRETAIRVTHLPTGIIVTSQTERNQLENKENALSILEARLLEKKQREEEEKIKGTRNAQIHAAQRAEKIRTYNFPQDRITDHRIKKSWHHIEKIMDGELDKMVKTLEKNLKN; encoded by the coding sequence ATGACTGATGAGAACGAATCAAAAATTGACTCAGTAATTATAGAAATCAGGGCTGGGGCTGGAGGAGAAGAAGCTGCTTTATTTGCAGCTAATTTATTTAGAATGTATACAAGATATGCTCAAAATAAAGAATGGAAACAAAAAATTTTAGATTCCCAAAGAACAGAACTTGGCGGATATAAACAAATAACATTTGAATTAAAAAATGAAGAGGCCTGGCCTCAAATGAAATATGAAGGAGGAGTTCATAGAGTTCAAAGAATTCCAGAAACAGAAAAAGGGGGGAGAACGCACACTTCCACGGCAACTGTAGCTGTTCTGCCAAAATCAAAAAAAACTCAAATTAAAATAGATTCAAAAGATTTAAAAATTGATATTTACAAATCTTCCGGGCCAGGAGGACAAAACGTCAACAAAAGAGAAACAGCAATTAGAGTAACCCACTTGCCTACTGGAATAATAGTCACATCTCAAACAGAAAGAAACCAGTTAGAAAATAAAGAAAATGCTTTAAGCATTCTGGAGGCACGGCTTTTAGAAAAAAAACAAAGAGAAGAAGAAGAGAAAATTAAAGGAACAAGAAATGCCCAGATTCATGCGGCGCAAAGGGCAGAGAAAATTAGAACTTATAATTTTCCTCAAGACCGTATTACTGACCATCGCATAAAAAAATCCTGGCATCATATTGAAAAAATTATGGATGGAGAATTAGACAAAATGGTTAAAACTTTAGAAAAAAATCTAAAAAATTAA
- the ppsA gene encoding phosphoenolpyruvate synthase, which translates to MKKSEKYILWYKDISKDDVALVGGKNASLGEMFSQLTKKGINIPDGFVLTSKAYWYFLKANKIDKKIKEIFQKFNPKSIKSLQETGKMARQFISKAEFPQDLKKEILENYKKLSQKYGEENTDVAVRSSATAEDLPSASFAGQHETYLNISSEEELLKAIKKCMASLFTDRAIAYREEKGFDHLKIALSVGVQKMVRSDLGTAGVIFTMDTETGFKDIVLINSIFGIGEMLVKGKITPDEFYVFKPTLEQGCKSIISKNLGRKNKKYIYNKNGGLKEISVAEKQQTKFSLNDKEILTLAKWACLIEEHYKMAQDIEWAKDGKTGELFIVQARPETVHIPKKIQFYEEYQIKTSKNPILTGIAVGNKIGQGKVHIIKDIARISDFKKGEVLVTQMTDPDWVPIIRNASAVITNEGSKVCHAAIVSRELGIPCIVGTLNGTKVLKTGEEITVDCTQGLDGKIYQGKIGFKVKKYDLKKIPELKTKIMLNIGTPDIAFKSSFLPNDGVGLARQEFIIAEKIRIHPLALYHYKKLKDKILKKKIEKITIGYKDKKQYFVDKLAEGIAIIAAAFYPKEVILRFSDFKTNEYKNLIGGELFEQEEANPMMGFRGACRYLDKEFQPAFKMECQAIKKARDVFGLKNITLMVPFCRTVEEGKKVLDLMKKFGLEKGKDGLKVIIMCEIPSNVILAEEFLEIFDGMSIGSNDLTQLSLGMDRDNARIAHITDERDQTIKKMLSKVITLCCQKKKYCGICGQSPSDFPEFAEFLVQEGIESISLNPDTVIKTILNLAKKKNK; encoded by the coding sequence ATGAAAAAGTCAGAAAAATATATTTTATGGTATAAGGACATCTCTAAAGATGATGTTGCTTTGGTTGGCGGCAAAAATGCTTCTTTGGGTGAGATGTTTTCGCAATTAACTAAAAAGGGAATTAATATTCCTGATGGTTTTGTATTAACCTCAAAAGCCTATTGGTATTTTTTGAAAGCAAATAAAATAGACAAAAAAATAAAAGAGATTTTTCAAAAATTCAATCCAAAAAGCATAAAGTCGCTTCAAGAAACCGGGAAAATGGCTCGGCAATTTATTTCAAAAGCCGAGTTTCCACAGGATTTAAAAAAAGAGATTTTAGAAAATTATAAAAAACTATCTCAAAAATATGGAGAGGAGAATACTGATGTAGCTGTTAGAAGTTCGGCTACTGCGGAAGACCTGCCAAGCGCGAGTTTTGCCGGACAGCACGAAACATACTTGAATATTTCCAGCGAGGAAGAATTATTAAAAGCCATTAAAAAATGCATGGCTTCTTTATTTACTGATAGAGCTATTGCTTATCGTGAGGAGAAAGGTTTTGATCACTTAAAAATTGCTCTTTCTGTTGGTGTTCAAAAAATGGTTAGATCGGATTTAGGCACAGCTGGAGTAATATTCACCATGGACACTGAGACAGGTTTTAAAGATATAGTTTTAATTAACTCTATTTTTGGAATAGGTGAGATGCTCGTTAAAGGAAAGATTACTCCTGATGAATTTTATGTTTTCAAGCCAACTTTGGAACAAGGGTGTAAGTCAATTATCTCTAAAAATTTAGGAAGAAAGAATAAAAAATACATCTATAATAAAAATGGAGGATTAAAAGAAATTAGTGTCGCAGAGAAACAGCAAACAAAATTTAGTTTAAATGACAAAGAAATTCTTACTTTGGCAAAATGGGCTTGTTTAATTGAAGAACATTATAAGATGGCTCAAGATATTGAATGGGCAAAAGATGGAAAAACAGGAGAGTTATTTATTGTTCAGGCAAGACCAGAAACAGTGCATATTCCTAAAAAAATTCAATTTTATGAAGAATATCAAATAAAAACATCAAAAAATCCTATTTTGACAGGTATTGCTGTTGGAAATAAAATCGGGCAGGGGAAAGTGCATATTATTAAAGATATTGCAAGAATTTCAGATTTTAAAAAAGGAGAAGTTTTAGTAACGCAAATGACTGATCCTGATTGGGTTCCGATTATTAGAAATGCTTCAGCAGTTATTACTAATGAGGGTTCTAAGGTTTGTCATGCAGCAATTGTTTCAAGGGAATTAGGGATTCCTTGCATAGTAGGAACATTAAACGGAACAAAGGTTTTAAAAACAGGCGAGGAAATAACAGTTGATTGCACACAAGGATTAGACGGTAAGATTTATCAAGGAAAGATTGGCTTTAAAGTTAAAAAATATGATTTAAAAAAGATTCCTGAACTGAAAACAAAAATTATGCTTAATATTGGTACTCCGGATATTGCTTTTAAATCATCTTTTTTGCCTAATGACGGAGTAGGCCTGGCCAGACAAGAGTTTATTATCGCTGAAAAAATTAGAATACACCCATTGGCTTTGTATCACTATAAAAAATTAAAAGACAAAATATTAAAGAAAAAAATTGAGAAAATAACCATTGGGTATAAAGATAAAAAGCAGTATTTTGTTGATAAGTTAGCTGAGGGGATAGCTATTATCGCGGCAGCGTTTTATCCAAAAGAAGTGATTTTAAGATTTTCTGATTTTAAAACCAATGAATATAAAAATCTAATTGGCGGCGAACTTTTTGAACAAGAAGAAGCAAATCCAATGATGGGATTTAGGGGCGCTTGCCGTTATTTAGATAAAGAGTTTCAGCCAGCTTTTAAAATGGAATGCCAGGCGATAAAAAAAGCCAGAGATGTTTTTGGCTTAAAAAATATTACTTTAATGGTTCCTTTTTGCCGGACAGTAGAAGAGGGGAAGAAAGTTTTAGATTTAATGAAAAAGTTTGGATTAGAAAAAGGAAAAGACGGCTTAAAAGTAATAATAATGTGCGAGATTCCTTCCAATGTTATTTTAGCAGAAGAGTTTTTAGAGATTTTTGATGGAATGTCAATTGGCTCAAATGATTTAACTCAACTTTCTTTAGGAATGGATAGGGACAACGCACGCATTGCTCATATTACTGATGAAAGAGACCAGACTATAAAAAAAATGCTCTCAAAAGTAATTACTCTTTGCTGCCAAAAGAAAAAATACTGTGGAATTTGCGGCCAATCACCGAGCGACTTTCCAGAATTTGCCGAATTTTTAGTTCAAGAGGGGATTGAAAGCATTTCTTTAAATCCAGATACAGTAATCAAAACAATTTTAAATTTGGCAAAAAAGAAAAACAAGTGA
- a CDS encoding fructose-1,6-bisphosphatase, with amino-acid sequence MEKTFTLKEYVKKNDKELADLIVKIADIAERISQELPYRRGKADTKNVFGETQLVADKWADEFITDELKKSGLIKMMTSEEQEDVVKLDNKGTFSITLDPLDGSSNIESNNLVGTIFGIYKKDLPVKGKYQMGALYILYGPVMTLVYATRNGVNEFLHTRKGFILKKKNIKLPEPGKLYGIGGLRKDWLPRFRKYIKGLEAEGYKLRYGGAFVGDFNQILHYGGIFAYPALSTKPNGKLRLLAESNPMSFIIKQAGGSSTNGAGSILDIQPESINQRVPTYVGNKGLIKNLEKILYEKNN; translated from the coding sequence ATGGAAAAAACATTTACATTAAAAGAATATGTGAAAAAAAACGATAAAGAGCTGGCAGATTTGATTGTAAAGATAGCTGATATCGCAGAAAGGATAAGCCAAGAGCTTCCGTACAGGCGAGGCAAGGCAGATACAAAAAATGTATTTGGCGAAACACAATTAGTTGCAGACAAATGGGCAGATGAATTTATAACTGATGAATTAAAAAAATCAGGATTGATCAAGATGATGACATCAGAAGAACAGGAAGATGTGGTAAAACTTGATAACAAAGGGACATTTAGTATTACCCTGGATCCATTAGACGGTTCTTCAAACATTGAAAGCAATAATTTGGTCGGTACAATTTTTGGCATATATAAAAAAGACCTGCCAGTTAAAGGAAAATACCAGATGGGTGCGCTGTATATTTTATACGGTCCTGTGATGACTTTAGTTTATGCAACAAGAAATGGAGTTAATGAATTTTTACATACCAGAAAAGGATTTATACTTAAGAAAAAAAATATAAAACTTCCAGAGCCAGGTAAGTTATATGGAATCGGCGGTTTGCGCAAAGATTGGCTTCCTAGGTTTAGAAAATATATTAAAGGATTAGAAGCAGAGGGATATAAATTAAGATATGGCGGCGCGTTTGTTGGTGATTTTAATCAAATTCTTCATTATGGCGGGATTTTTGCTTATCCAGCGCTTAGTACCAAACCAAATGGAAAATTAAGATTATTAGCTGAAAGCAATCCAATGTCGTTTATTATAAAGCAAGCAGGTGGCTCTTCAACTAATGGTGCAGGGTCAATATTAGATATTCAGCCAGAAAGCATTAATCAAAGAGTTCCAACTTATGTTGGCAACAAAGGTCTCATTAAAAATTTAGAAAAAATATTATATGAAAAAAACAATTAA
- a CDS encoding small multi-drug export protein, whose protein sequence is MILELKTFLLAMAPIGELRISIPYALEVYDLSVWSAYFFSVIGNLIPAIFLLWFLGPISKYLSHHFYSFNRFFAWLFERNRKNHSNKFKNWKELALVILVAIPLPFTGAWTGSICAFIFRIPFKTALPLIFIGILIAGLLVTLLTLGIFQFF, encoded by the coding sequence ATGATATTAGAATTAAAAACATTTTTATTGGCAATGGCGCCGATAGGCGAACTTCGGATATCTATCCCTTATGCATTAGAAGTGTATGATTTATCAGTTTGGTCAGCTTATTTTTTTTCTGTTATTGGCAACTTAATTCCAGCTATTTTTCTGCTTTGGTTTTTAGGACCGATTTCAAAATATTTGAGTCATCATTTTTATTCTTTTAACCGTTTTTTCGCCTGGCTTTTTGAGAGAAATAGAAAAAATCACAGTAATAAGTTTAAAAACTGGAAAGAGCTGGCTTTGGTGATTTTAGTAGCTATTCCTCTTCCTTTTACTGGCGCCTGGACTGGTTCAATCTGCGCATTTATTTTCAGAATTCCTTTTAAAACAGCCCTGCCTTTAATCTTTATCGGAATACTCATAGCCGGTTTATTAGTTACATTATTAACTTTAGGCATATTCCAATTTTTTTAA
- the galT gene encoding galactose-1-phosphate uridylyltransferase encodes MSKNQKLKFPSELRFDLASKDWVVIATGRARRPETFKKERRKIEKVSKKDCPFCQIHTQEMPTILFSNGKKIKFKPGSKIPKNWTTISVPNKYPAFIPNSKIDKHIEGGLYEKMNAVGFHEVVITRDHNKQMTQFSIKQIKEVIDIYQERYLSLMKEKFVNYISIFHNHGIESGASIAHPHSQIITTPLIDTDLKKAIRNSKKYFRAHKKCLYCLMGDWERKNKKRVVFENNDFLVICPFASKMAFEVIITPKKHLSYFERITEKEKQHLAEAFQKALSKLYKGLNDPAYNFYLHTAPCDGRNYDHYHWHWTILPKTSTWAGFEIGTRMEISTIEPEKAAEYLRKQ; translated from the coding sequence ATGTCTAAAAACCAAAAACTGAAATTTCCTTCCGAATTACGTTTTGATCTCGCTTCAAAGGATTGGGTTGTTATTGCGACTGGCAGGGCGCGGAGGCCGGAAACTTTTAAAAAAGAAAGAAGAAAAATAGAAAAGGTTTCTAAAAAAGATTGTCCTTTTTGCCAAATTCATACTCAGGAGATGCCAACAATTTTATTTTCCAATGGTAAAAAAATAAAATTTAAACCCGGGAGCAAGATTCCAAAAAATTGGACAACAATTTCTGTACCAAATAAATATCCTGCCTTTATTCCTAATTCAAAAATAGATAAACATATTGAAGGGGGCTTATATGAGAAGATGAACGCAGTGGGTTTTCACGAAGTAGTGATTACTCGAGACCATAATAAACAAATGACTCAATTTTCAATAAAACAGATTAAAGAAGTAATAGATATTTATCAAGAAAGATATTTAAGTTTAATGAAAGAAAAGTTTGTCAATTATATCTCAATTTTTCATAACCATGGTATAGAATCAGGCGCTTCAATTGCTCATCCTCATTCTCAAATTATAACTACGCCTCTTATTGATACTGATTTAAAGAAAGCAATCCGTAATTCTAAAAAATATTTCAGAGCTCATAAAAAATGCCTTTATTGTTTAATGGGCGATTGGGAAAGGAAAAATAAAAAGAGAGTAGTTTTTGAAAACAATGATTTTTTAGTTATTTGTCCTTTTGCCTCTAAAATGGCTTTTGAAGTTATTATTACTCCTAAAAAACACCTTTCTTATTTTGAAAGAATTACTGAAAAAGAAAAACAGCATTTAGCAGAGGCATTTCAAAAAGCATTAAGCAAGCTTTATAAAGGTTTAAATGATCCAGCTTACAATTTTTATCTCCACACTGCTCCTTGCGATGGAAGAAATTACGATCATTATCACTGGCATTGGACCATCTTGCCAAAAACTTCAACTTGGGCCGGATTTGAAATAGGGACCAGAATGGAGATTTCTACTATTGAGCCGGAAAAAGCAGCAGAGTATTTAAGAAAACAATGA